From the genome of Ectobacillus sp. JY-23, one region includes:
- a CDS encoding methyl-accepting chemotaxis protein, translating into MKLVKKITILNSFFIVLLLVLFLFASYIVGTYEAKRENIITQAGQTIRLYDEVRFELVSITSAVRGSFWYDPNASEEAAPKLIDKLQEATKGYSAVKRSMSDIQKSKFKTNFLQQLQIKIQQGEEQVLLLTKEQDRLQGFIKANQAMEVISTSVDLANAQKISVEKKLNDEIRTINRAKLQVEAVTGALLIITSIVLIAVNYITIRRSLRPLHTVAERLQEFARNSGDLSFQLQYSKKDEIGDVVQGFNACIEGLRQMMLHIRNVSERVSVESANVMMSSNEVAATVVEQESSLTVISTNLIKQAERMNRSLVALQDITESVHRVSAAATNVASTTANVTNQAHSSMKNIEDSVKQVQVIDDVVEQTSAAIQNLSQNSKQIEKVVKTIHSIAEQTNLLALNASIEAARAGEHGRGFAVVAQEVRKLAEQSKSETTEIQVLISRIYEDIQQAGKWVETGVAETSKGRDMITRAGAEIGEIVRNITIISEEMAEVSASTEEMSAGAEAVTDTLVEVVALSTQYAEETNYIAKQATDQKQTVMHMEKEAASSQKISRDLAGMLENYKLH; encoded by the coding sequence ATGAAACTGGTTAAAAAAATTACAATCTTAAATTCTTTTTTCATCGTATTATTGCTTGTTTTATTTCTTTTTGCGTCGTATATAGTTGGTACATATGAAGCAAAGCGGGAAAATATAATTACGCAAGCTGGTCAAACCATTAGGTTATATGATGAAGTGCGTTTTGAGCTAGTTTCTATTACATCAGCAGTGCGCGGTAGCTTTTGGTATGATCCAAATGCCAGTGAAGAAGCTGCACCGAAGCTAATAGATAAATTGCAAGAAGCAACTAAAGGTTATAGTGCTGTAAAACGTAGCATGAGCGACATACAAAAAAGTAAGTTTAAAACAAATTTTTTGCAGCAATTACAAATTAAAATTCAGCAGGGGGAAGAGCAGGTACTCCTGTTGACAAAAGAGCAAGATCGACTTCAAGGCTTTATTAAAGCCAATCAAGCGATGGAGGTCATCAGTACTAGCGTTGATTTAGCAAACGCCCAAAAAATATCAGTCGAAAAAAAGCTAAATGATGAGATTCGGACAATTAATCGTGCAAAGTTACAGGTTGAAGCTGTAACAGGCGCACTTTTAATCATTACTAGTATTGTGTTAATTGCAGTTAATTACATAACAATTCGACGATCATTACGTCCGTTGCATACAGTTGCTGAGCGGTTACAGGAATTCGCCAGAAACTCCGGAGATTTATCTTTTCAGCTTCAGTACAGTAAAAAAGATGAAATCGGTGATGTTGTACAAGGTTTTAACGCTTGTATAGAGGGGCTGCGGCAGATGATGCTTCATATTCGAAATGTATCAGAACGAGTATCAGTTGAATCGGCAAACGTAATGATGAGCTCAAATGAAGTGGCTGCAACAGTTGTAGAACAAGAATCGTCTCTAACGGTCATTTCCACCAATTTAATCAAACAAGCAGAGCGTATGAATCGCAGTCTCGTTGCGCTACAAGATATAACGGAAAGTGTACATCGTGTTTCCGCCGCTGCGACAAACGTAGCCAGTACAACAGCGAATGTAACCAATCAGGCGCACTCGAGCATGAAGAACATTGAAGATTCTGTGAAACAAGTACAAGTTATTGATGATGTAGTAGAACAAACTTCTGCTGCCATTCAAAATTTGTCTCAAAATTCTAAGCAAATTGAAAAAGTAGTAAAAACGATTCATAGCATTGCTGAACAAACGAATCTACTGGCATTAAATGCATCGATTGAAGCTGCACGTGCAGGAGAGCATGGTAGAGGTTTTGCGGTGGTAGCACAAGAAGTGAGAAAACTTGCGGAGCAATCAAAAAGCGAAACAACTGAGATTCAAGTGTTGATTTCACGTATTTATGAAGATATTCAACAAGCGGGAAAATGGGTTGAAACAGGTGTTGCAGAAACAAGCAAAGGACGAGATATGATAACAAGAGCTGGGGCTGAAATAGGAGAAATTGTCCGCAATATTACTATTATTTCCGAAGAGATGGCTGAAGTTTCGGCTTCTACAGAGGAAATGTCGGCGGGGGCTGAAGCTGTGACAGATACGCTGGTTGAAGTTGTGGCACTATCTACACAATACGCAGAGGAAACAAATTATATCGCAAAACAAGCAACTGACCAGAAGCAGACTGTGATGCATATGGAGAAGGAGGCTGCTTCTTCACAAAAAATATCTCGTGATCTTGCGGGAATGCTTGAAAATTATAAACTGCATTAA
- a CDS encoding chemotaxis protein CheA: MDNDLLNIFFEESQEHLQALNENVLVLENNPANLAVVSEIFRSAHTFKGMSATMGYTEMADLTHKMENVLDEVRSGNLPVTPAIIDIIFECIDNLEEMVADVQAGGWGNIDARQTTNKIEAILSGTTLEELVISEDTATQKEGDALQIHIWIREDAMLKAVRAVMCMEALRGHGNIVKTVPDLECIEADEFGNYLMLEYATEKTVDDIKEILLDISDVEKIDIIVPEKKEEKVVDVQEKATQTISTKVESRSIRVPLERIEKLMNMFEESVIERGRIDELAHAIQNKELLEHLNRLGDISKDIQNLLLNMRMVPIETVFKRFPRMVRSLAKDLGKKIDLEIIGEETEVDKIVIDEIGDSLVHLVRNAVDHGIETVEERQKVGKPETGKLTLEAFHSGNHVMIQISEDGRGIHKAKVLQRAISKGIISETEGAKLSEREIYELILRPGFSTAEVVSDLSGRGVGLDVVKHTIHSLGGQLLIDSEEGKGSTFRIELPLTLSIIQSMLIQTEQTRYAIPLGNIVEAVRIQKEDIQILQGRDVLNYRDQIIEIIDLGAVFGEGEKGFLLQNKEEKMVPVLIVKNARRVYGLIVKNIIGQREIVLKSLGDFFADSSAYFSGATILGDGKVVLILNPDSF; this comes from the coding sequence ATGGATAATGATTTATTAAATATTTTCTTTGAAGAGTCACAGGAGCATTTACAGGCGTTAAATGAAAATGTTTTAGTGCTTGAAAATAATCCTGCAAATCTAGCTGTTGTTAGTGAAATATTCCGCTCTGCTCATACTTTTAAAGGTATGTCAGCAACAATGGGGTACACTGAAATGGCTGATTTAACACATAAGATGGAAAATGTATTAGATGAAGTAAGAAGCGGTAATTTACCGGTAACGCCTGCAATTATAGATATTATATTTGAATGTATAGATAATTTAGAGGAAATGGTTGCAGATGTACAGGCTGGTGGATGGGGAAATATAGATGCCAGGCAAACAACGAATAAAATTGAAGCCATCCTCTCCGGAACAACCTTAGAAGAATTGGTTATATCAGAAGATACAGCTACACAGAAAGAAGGAGACGCTTTGCAAATTCACATATGGATTCGTGAAGATGCGATGCTGAAAGCAGTTCGCGCGGTTATGTGCATGGAAGCGTTGAGAGGACATGGAAATATTGTTAAAACAGTTCCGGATTTGGAGTGCATTGAAGCGGATGAGTTCGGAAATTATCTTATGCTGGAGTATGCGACAGAAAAAACAGTTGATGATATTAAAGAGATTTTGTTAGACATTTCTGACGTTGAAAAGATTGATATTATTGTGCCAGAAAAAAAGGAAGAAAAAGTTGTTGATGTGCAAGAAAAAGCGACACAAACCATTAGTACTAAAGTCGAGAGCCGTTCTATCCGTGTTCCGCTTGAGAGAATTGAAAAACTGATGAATATGTTTGAAGAAAGTGTAATTGAAAGAGGACGTATAGATGAATTAGCACATGCCATCCAAAATAAAGAATTATTAGAGCACCTAAATCGACTTGGAGATATTTCAAAAGACATCCAAAACCTACTTTTGAATATGCGCATGGTTCCAATTGAAACGGTATTCAAACGTTTTCCTCGCATGGTTCGTTCCCTAGCAAAGGACTTAGGTAAAAAGATAGATTTAGAGATTATCGGAGAAGAAACGGAAGTAGATAAGATTGTAATTGACGAGATTGGTGATTCTCTTGTACATCTTGTTCGCAATGCAGTTGATCATGGTATTGAAACTGTTGAAGAACGACAAAAAGTCGGAAAGCCAGAGACTGGTAAGCTTACGTTAGAAGCTTTTCACAGTGGCAATCACGTTATGATTCAAATCTCGGAGGATGGCCGCGGTATTCACAAAGCGAAAGTGCTGCAACGTGCAATCAGCAAAGGTATCATTTCAGAAACAGAAGGTGCAAAACTATCTGAACGCGAAATTTACGAATTGATTTTACGCCCTGGATTTAGCACAGCTGAAGTAGTTTCTGATTTGTCAGGACGAGGGGTTGGGCTAGATGTCGTAAAGCATACGATTCACTCATTAGGGGGGCAACTTCTAATTGATTCTGAAGAGGGGAAAGGAAGTACATTCAGAATTGAATTACCTCTTACTCTATCTATTATTCAATCCATGCTTATCCAAACAGAGCAAACACGCTATGCAATACCTCTAGGCAATATCGTAGAAGCCGTACGTATTCAAAAGGAAGATATTCAAATATTACAAGGACGAGATGTTTTAAATTACCGAGATCAAATTATTGAGATTATAGATCTGGGTGCTGTTTTTGGAGAAGGTGAAAAAGGTTTTTTACTACAAAATAAGGAAGAGAAAATGGTTCCAGTGTTAATTGTAAAAAATGCCAGAAGAGTGTACGGACTCATTGTGAAAAATATTATCGGACAGCGTGAAATTGTATTAAAGTCACTAGGAGATTTCTTCGCAGATAGCTCTGCATATTTTTCCGGCGCAACGATTTTAGGAGACGGTAAAGTTGTCTTAATCTTAAATCCGGACAGTTTTTAA
- the fliY gene encoding flagellar motor switch phosphatase FliY, producing MVYDQKQDILADEVDNTYAHILSQEEKDILGEIANISFGSASTILSTLLNKTVTITAPQVDVVSLIDNRDVEIPHVVLNIHFTKGLDMDNLLVMNQNVALAIADLMMMGDGDIKGKELTELELSAVQEAMNQMMGFAATSMSEFFQETVDMSPPTIQVVKLIEELEKNPGIEGSNVFIRVAFNLTIDNLVKSKLVQIVSLENAKKMIHKLYALSGETNKTSETPSIPALSQYERDALGEIANISIGSASTVLSTLLNQKVHISVPAVDVISAHAYDEQLIPFVVLNVDFIHAVNHQNVFVLSKEVALVMVDLMMMGTGDIEEGKELTEFELSATQEVMNQMMGHAATSMSELFGDVVDITPPVLKVVTLAEELNQFPKEAAKDGLVQITFELEIGELIRSTMYQFLPLHEARVMIGKLSSYTEDFEAPDATTAVEVIETVQLENFVSQERIVTGLMSDETLSNVEVRLEFIFGSTTKTIDEILKLTDKEVVSLEEEVEDPIQIMANGILIGFGELVNVNGYFGVRVTKTL from the coding sequence ATGGTCTATGATCAGAAGCAAGATATATTGGCAGATGAAGTAGATAACACATACGCCCATATATTAAGCCAAGAAGAGAAGGATATTTTAGGGGAAATTGCCAATATATCGTTCGGTTCAGCTTCCACTATTTTGTCTACACTTTTAAATAAAACGGTTACCATTACAGCCCCGCAAGTAGATGTAGTTAGCTTGATAGATAATCGAGATGTTGAAATTCCTCATGTTGTCCTTAATATTCATTTCACGAAAGGGTTGGATATGGACAACCTGTTGGTTATGAATCAAAACGTAGCGCTAGCCATTGCTGATTTAATGATGATGGGGGATGGTGATATCAAAGGAAAAGAATTGACTGAATTGGAGCTTAGCGCAGTACAAGAGGCTATGAATCAAATGATGGGCTTTGCGGCTACTTCCATGTCAGAGTTTTTCCAAGAAACGGTTGATATGTCACCTCCTACAATTCAAGTGGTGAAATTGATTGAAGAACTAGAAAAAAATCCAGGCATAGAGGGCAGCAATGTTTTCATTCGTGTAGCATTTAATTTAACAATTGATAATCTTGTCAAGTCAAAGCTTGTGCAAATTGTATCACTAGAGAACGCCAAAAAAATGATTCATAAACTTTATGCACTATCCGGTGAAACTAATAAAACGAGCGAAACGCCATCAATTCCAGCACTCAGTCAATATGAAAGAGATGCGCTTGGTGAGATTGCAAACATTTCTATTGGTTCAGCTTCCACGGTGTTATCTACGCTTTTAAATCAAAAAGTGCATATTAGTGTACCAGCGGTAGATGTTATTTCTGCACATGCGTATGACGAACAACTTATTCCTTTTGTTGTGCTGAATGTAGATTTCATTCATGCTGTTAACCATCAAAATGTATTTGTGTTATCTAAAGAAGTAGCATTAGTGATGGTTGATTTAATGATGATGGGAACAGGGGATATTGAGGAAGGTAAAGAGCTTACAGAATTTGAATTGAGCGCTACACAAGAAGTCATGAATCAAATGATGGGACATGCTGCTACATCCATGTCGGAGTTGTTTGGTGACGTTGTGGATATTACACCACCTGTTTTAAAAGTGGTAACATTGGCAGAAGAATTGAATCAGTTTCCTAAAGAGGCAGCTAAAGATGGTTTAGTGCAGATTACTTTTGAATTAGAGATTGGGGAATTAATTCGTTCTACCATGTATCAATTTTTACCGTTACATGAAGCACGAGTAATGATTGGCAAACTATCCTCTTATACGGAAGACTTTGAAGCGCCTGACGCAACTACTGCGGTCGAAGTCATAGAAACCGTTCAATTAGAAAATTTTGTATCACAAGAACGCATTGTTACAGGCCTTATGTCAGATGAAACATTAAGCAATGTTGAAGTACGGCTTGAGTTTATATTTGGTAGTACAACAAAAACCATTGATGAAATTCTAAAGCTGACGGATAAAGAAGTTGTATCTTTAGAAGAAGAGGTAGAAGATCCGATTCAAATCATGGCAAACGGTATTCTTATTGGATTTGGTGAGTTAGTTAATGTGAATGGATATTTTGGTGTAAGGGTGACGAAAACGCTATGA
- the flgK gene encoding flagellar hook-associated protein FlgK — MRLSEYNTSLSGLLAAQLGISTTKQNITNLQSDHYVRQKVNMNAFGAVPGSPGHGVKVLGIERVVDDIKTGQYNKQLSAVSYYEYMKTGLMNVESMFHASGDNGLSTRIDRFLQAWHEVSKNPTQPTYYQTVVSEGVKFASELNRVAADLRTAKAQAQEDLKASVQAFNRIAGQLTNINKRIADASSVSNQLLNERDQLISELSTYAQVEIGYESLNPNISTIRVGGMVVVSGTDAVSLTLENGTLQLNGMPAPLQGGRIKAAEELDKRTSVYLEELETFSTNLTQKVNDIAGQVFFENKGNLLQVNSAFVSNAFSLVMSAEKAEQIAQLKNTTSPLGITYQKAMDQLSVKIATDTNTAISHHTIHEEVLQGIDKDKRSVEGVNLDEEMVNLMMYQNYFTANSKAIRVIDELYDTLFGILS, encoded by the coding sequence ATGAGGCTTAGTGAATATAATACATCGCTATCTGGCTTGTTGGCGGCACAGCTAGGTATTTCTACAACAAAGCAAAATATCACCAATCTGCAAAGTGACCACTATGTGAGGCAAAAAGTTAATATGAACGCTTTTGGTGCTGTACCAGGAAGTCCGGGTCATGGTGTAAAGGTACTTGGTATTGAGAGAGTTGTAGATGACATTAAAACCGGACAATACAATAAGCAGCTGTCTGCGGTTTCGTATTACGAATATATGAAAACCGGTCTGATGAATGTTGAAAGCATGTTTCATGCTTCAGGTGATAATGGGCTGTCAACACGTATTGATCGTTTTTTGCAAGCTTGGCACGAAGTATCTAAAAATCCTACACAGCCTACGTATTATCAAACTGTTGTTTCTGAAGGTGTAAAGTTTGCGTCTGAATTGAATCGTGTTGCAGCTGATTTACGCACTGCAAAAGCACAGGCACAAGAGGATTTAAAAGCTTCTGTACAAGCTTTTAATAGAATTGCAGGGCAACTAACAAATATAAATAAAAGAATTGCAGACGCTTCATCTGTTTCAAATCAACTGCTAAATGAACGAGATCAATTAATTAGTGAGTTATCAACGTACGCGCAGGTGGAAATTGGTTATGAATCTTTAAATCCTAATATTTCTACAATCAGAGTGGGTGGTATGGTTGTTGTTTCGGGTACAGATGCTGTTTCATTAACACTAGAAAACGGAACATTACAATTAAACGGTATGCCTGCTCCGCTACAAGGCGGTCGTATAAAAGCGGCGGAAGAATTGGATAAACGTACTTCTGTGTATTTAGAAGAGTTGGAAACTTTCTCAACTAATCTTACGCAAAAAGTGAACGACATCGCAGGACAAGTATTTTTCGAAAATAAGGGGAATTTATTACAAGTGAATTCGGCTTTTGTAAGCAATGCGTTTTCCCTCGTGATGAGTGCTGAAAAAGCGGAGCAAATTGCACAATTGAAAAATACAACCAGCCCATTAGGTATCACATACCAAAAAGCAATGGATCAGTTGAGTGTAAAAATTGCAACGGACACGAACACAGCAATATCGCATCATACTATACATGAGGAAGTATTACAAGGAATTGATAAAGATAAACGCAGCGTAGAAGGCGTGAATCTCGACGAAGAAATGGTCAATTTAATGATGTATCAAAACTATTTTACAGCCAATTCGAAAGCCATTCGCGTGATTGACGAGCTATATGACACGTTATTTGGCATACTTTCATAA
- a CDS encoding flagellar motor switch protein FliG — MNLFVCGSNQLTSADKKVIQTFLRQYAPKHSIHVLCYKSIENEVLRFFLENETYAPHLHIYTFQPFANTTAWFQDMVSHFLSLGAHYTSFNHARIPLYRSDYVQYTRNLVKQVDLVICFYNGDTHKSVIAADIAKENGIDTFICDLPGEHTERANRQLERMLRLL, encoded by the coding sequence ATGAATCTTTTTGTTTGTGGATCTAACCAATTGACAAGTGCGGATAAGAAAGTGATTCAAACTTTCTTAAGACAATACGCACCAAAACATTCCATTCATGTTTTATGCTATAAATCTATTGAAAATGAAGTGTTACGTTTCTTTCTTGAAAATGAGACATATGCACCTCATTTGCATATATATACTTTTCAACCTTTCGCTAATACGACTGCCTGGTTTCAGGATATGGTTTCACACTTTCTGTCATTAGGAGCACATTATACATCCTTTAATCATGCACGGATTCCTTTGTACCGCTCTGACTATGTGCAGTATACCCGAAACCTTGTTAAACAAGTCGATTTGGTTATATGTTTTTATAATGGAGATACACATAAGTCTGTTATCGCTGCAGATATTGCAAAAGAAAACGGAATAGATACTTTTATTTGCGATTTACCAGGAGAACATACCGAGCGTGCCAACCGGCAGCTTGAACGTATGCTTCGCTTACTGTAG
- a CDS encoding flagellar protein FlgN, with protein sequence MYERFISCMKSIGSTYKEITSVGNQVHMLLIEKKVKDMQPLQMQVMKLLEELQQKEAEIASLLPSGSVEEVMLTSSEREYVEALVAEIRREEQNARQVLKRNQYALQLQISITENIVDCISDMHMEQHHNSQLFVNELL encoded by the coding sequence ATGTATGAGCGTTTTATTAGTTGTATGAAAAGCATTGGTAGCACATATAAAGAGATCACAAGTGTAGGAAACCAAGTACATATGCTATTGATTGAAAAGAAAGTTAAGGATATGCAGCCGCTTCAAATGCAAGTGATGAAGTTGCTAGAGGAACTACAACAAAAAGAAGCAGAGATTGCAAGTTTATTACCCAGTGGCAGTGTTGAGGAGGTCATGCTCACATCCTCAGAACGTGAGTATGTGGAAGCGTTAGTGGCAGAAATTCGACGCGAAGAACAGAATGCAAGACAAGTTTTAAAGCGAAACCAATATGCATTACAATTGCAAATTTCTATTACAGAGAACATTGTTGATTGTATTTCTGACATGCATATGGAACAACATCATAATTCGCAACTATTCGTAAATGAATTATTGTAA
- a CDS encoding protein-glutamate O-methyltransferase CheR, producing the protein MTSEERAYLTFCHRLKTMRGIDLSLYKQDRMKRRVDSFLLRQGFQTYEAFLQVLNSELFNTFVDYLTIHVSSFFRNYVRWTILQQDILPLLSTGYTPLKVWSAACSSGEEPYTLAMILEHMRLSYHIHATDIDPHIIKAAKTGVYHERSISEVPALFRDTYFTKQDDSYMINKTLQKQISFEQHDLLTDTFSQKYDLIVCRNVMIYFTEEARNMVYQKFSNALRPGGVLFVGSTEQILSPEKYQFKIIQPFFYQKI; encoded by the coding sequence ATAACATCTGAAGAACGCGCATATCTTACATTTTGCCATCGTCTGAAAACAATGCGAGGAATTGATCTTTCTCTCTACAAACAAGATCGCATGAAGCGTCGCGTGGATTCATTTTTACTCCGGCAAGGCTTTCAAACATATGAAGCTTTTTTACAAGTGCTTAACTCTGAACTGTTCAATACATTTGTTGATTATCTAACGATACATGTGTCTAGTTTTTTTCGAAATTACGTAAGATGGACAATTCTACAGCAAGATATACTACCATTGCTATCAACAGGCTACACTCCTCTTAAAGTTTGGAGTGCAGCTTGTTCTTCAGGTGAAGAGCCTTATACATTAGCAATGATTTTAGAGCATATGCGGTTGTCGTATCATATACACGCGACCGATATTGATCCCCACATTATAAAGGCAGCCAAAACAGGTGTGTACCATGAGCGTTCTATAAGTGAAGTTCCCGCTTTGTTCAGAGATACATATTTCACCAAACAAGACGATTCGTATATGATAAACAAAACATTGCAAAAACAGATTTCCTTTGAACAGCATGACTTACTTACTGACACCTTTTCGCAGAAATACGATTTAATTGTATGCCGAAACGTGATGATTTACTTTACCGAAGAAGCACGCAATATGGTATATCAAAAATTTAGCAATGCTCTAAGGCCCGGCGGTGTGCTGTTTGTCGGCAGCACTGAACAAATTTTATCTCCAGAAAAGTATCAATTCAAAATTATTCAGCCGTTTTTTTATCAAAAAATATAA
- a CDS encoding response regulator: protein MAHKILVVDDAMFMRTMIKNLLKGQESFEVIGEAQNGLEAIQKYKELQPDIVTLDITMPEMDGLEALKEIMKIDPNAKVVICSAMGQQAMVLDAIKNGAKDFIVKPFQADRVIEALTKVAN, encoded by the coding sequence ATGGCACATAAGATTTTGGTAGTAGACGATGCGATGTTTATGAGAACAATGATTAAAAATCTATTAAAAGGGCAAGAAAGCTTTGAAGTAATTGGTGAAGCACAAAATGGTCTAGAAGCAATTCAAAAATATAAAGAGTTGCAACCTGATATTGTTACGCTCGATATTACAATGCCTGAAATGGATGGCCTTGAAGCATTAAAGGAGATCATGAAGATAGATCCAAATGCGAAAGTAGTGATTTGTTCTGCAATGGGGCAGCAGGCAATGGTATTAGATGCGATTAAAAATGGTGCGAAAGATTTCATCGTAAAGCCGTTTCAAGCTGATCGTGTAATCGAAGCACTGACAAAAGTAGCCAATTAA
- a CDS encoding YaaR family protein codes for MMRSVSLNPAFINPVSTLTPSKEGNALSPNFYKVLHEGAQNEDAAHKMEELLQGIEHIKEKIQVELTIDNVMEYKDAVKSFLNFYVDHLMQYQDVMSRHPKYGYAQKMTVVKRVEAEMNELEDVMNLINTKTGHLETLNKIGEIHGLIVNVVL; via the coding sequence ATGATGCGTTCCGTTTCGCTGAATCCAGCGTTTATTAATCCCGTTTCTACTTTGACACCGTCAAAAGAAGGTAATGCACTGTCGCCCAACTTTTATAAAGTCCTTCATGAGGGCGCCCAAAATGAAGATGCCGCCCATAAAATGGAAGAGCTTTTACAAGGGATTGAACATATAAAAGAAAAAATCCAGGTAGAGTTAACAATTGATAACGTAATGGAGTACAAAGATGCCGTAAAATCATTTTTAAACTTTTATGTGGATCATCTGATGCAGTATCAAGATGTTATGTCGAGGCATCCAAAATACGGATATGCACAAAAAATGACAGTTGTAAAACGAGTAGAAGCTGAAATGAATGAATTAGAAGATGTTATGAATTTAATTAACACAAAAACCGGGCACTTAGAAACCCTTAATAAAATTGGGGAAATTCACGGATTGATTGTGAACGTAGTCTTATAA
- a CDS encoding flagellar hook-associated protein 3, with the protein MRISTFQHANWTKHEIMRVQTSVAENQQRVSSGKKYLRPSDDPLAAGKTLAIGHALRHIEQMEKDITDVKNVLSNTEGALSNLQQALDRTNTLVLQALNGTQSPEDKKAIAHEVASLIKQVKYLGNTQYDGRYIFGGSKTETAPYDDNGAYQGDDQSVTWKLNEGYDVTVFQSGNKVITPALRTLETIYEKLNTNDMAGLQTALTENRRNTDNVINAITEVGAIGSTIQSFSDILGTQKIALEESRSAVENIDMAEAISDLSYMNATYQATLQAVSMMNKVSILNYM; encoded by the coding sequence ATGAGAATTTCAACATTTCAACATGCCAACTGGACAAAACATGAGATTATGCGCGTGCAAACAAGTGTAGCTGAAAACCAACAAAGGGTATCATCGGGTAAGAAATACTTACGACCGAGTGATGACCCGCTAGCGGCGGGAAAAACTTTGGCGATTGGGCATGCACTTAGACATATTGAACAAATGGAAAAAGATATTACGGATGTGAAGAATGTGTTATCTAACACAGAAGGTGCACTCAGTAATTTACAACAAGCTTTAGATCGCACTAATACACTCGTACTTCAGGCACTCAATGGAACGCAATCTCCCGAAGATAAAAAAGCAATTGCGCATGAAGTGGCCAGCTTAATTAAACAGGTCAAGTATTTAGGCAATACGCAATACGATGGACGCTATATTTTTGGAGGGAGTAAAACAGAGACGGCTCCCTATGATGATAATGGTGCGTACCAAGGTGATGATCAAAGTGTGACTTGGAAACTAAATGAAGGATATGATGTCACAGTATTTCAAAGTGGTAATAAAGTGATTACCCCGGCACTTCGAACCTTGGAAACTATCTATGAAAAACTAAATACAAATGATATGGCTGGTTTACAGACGGCACTCACAGAAAACAGACGAAATACAGACAATGTGATTAATGCAATTACTGAAGTCGGAGCAATAGGCAGTACGATTCAAAGCTTCTCCGATATTTTAGGTACACAAAAAATCGCATTGGAGGAAAGCCGCTCTGCGGTAGAAAATATTGATATGGCAGAAGCGATTTCAGATTTATCGTATATGAATGCAACGTATCAAGCGACGCTCCAGGCTGTTAGCATGATGAACAAAGTAAGTATATTGAATTATATGTAG